The following are encoded together in the Phaseolus vulgaris cultivar G19833 chromosome 9, P. vulgaris v2.0, whole genome shotgun sequence genome:
- the LOC137821188 gene encoding uncharacterized protein, producing the protein MRAKSEPAAQPPSSSSGGASSGASLDPIFHLLRVLPFSFLRPPRLRLKLPSLTLPSPNVVFALLLLTYFMVVSGIVYDIIVEPPGIGSSQDPHTGSVRPVVFMSGRVNGQYIIEGLSSGFMFVLGGMGIILLDLALDRNRAKSVKVSYTSAGVSSIVLAYVMSMLFIRIKIPAYLR; encoded by the coding sequence ATGCGAGCCAAATCGGAGCCCGCGGCCCAACCTCCATCCTCCTCCTCCGGCGGCGCTTCCTCCGGCGCGTCGCTGGATCCAATCTTCCACCTCCTCCGCGTGCTCCCCTTCAGCTTCCTCCGCCCCCCGCGGCTCCGCCTCAAACTCCCCTCCCTGACCCTCCCATCCCCCAACGTCGTCTTCGCCCTCCTCCTCCTCACCTACTTCATGGTCGTCTCCGGCATCGTGTACGACATCATCGTGGAACCTCCAGGCATCGGCTCCTCGCAGGACCCCCACACCGGCTCTGTGCGCCCCGTCGTCTTCATGTCCGGCCGCGTCAACGGGCAGTACATCATCGAAGGCCTCTCCTCCGGCTTCATGTTCGTGCTCGGCGGCATGGGCATAATTCTCCTTGATCTCGCGCTCGATCGCAACCGCGCGAAGTCCGTCAAGGTCTCCTACACCTCCGCCGGCGTCTCGTCCATCGTCCTCGCCTACGTTATGAGCATGCTCTTCATCCGCATCAAGATCCCCGCCTATCTCAGATGA
- the LOC137821836 gene encoding plant intracellular Ras-group-related LRR protein 6-like, with amino-acid sequence MHHLQQLHHHHHQPPMMMKKRERNKGMEKERLQVMDLSGMALDSLPKPSLDLATISKLNLSNNNLQEIPESLTARLLNVEVLDVGSNQLKSLPNSIGCLSKLKVLNVSANFIQFLPKTIENCRALEELNANFNKLSKLPDTVGFELINLKKLSVNSNKLVFLPSSTSHLTSLKVLDARLNCLRELPEDLENLVNLETLNVSQNFHYLETLPYSIGLLLSLLELDLSYNNIKTLPHSIGCLKNLKKLSVEGNPLVCPSMEVVEQGLHVVMEYLHHKMNSSDQRPTKKRWWMMKMVKCGTFDKQGRGGKRGEGYNMLKHQNINGLASPGFMGMLSPLRFFSSPRNSFS; translated from the exons ATGCACCATTTGCAACagcttcatcatcatcatcatcaaccacccatgatgatgaagaagaggGAGAGAAACAAAGGCATGGAGAAAGAGAGGCTTCAGGTCATGGACTTGAGTGGCATGGCCTTGGACTCTCTTCCCAAACCTTCTCTTGATTTAGCCACCATTTCAAAGTTGAACTTGTCTAATAACAATCTCCAG GAGATTCCTGAATCCTTAACTGCGAGACTGCTAAATGTGGAGGTGTTGGATGTTGGGTCGAACCAGCTGAAGTCTCTTCCGAATTCCATTGGTTGTCTCTCTAAGCTTAAGGTTTTAAATGTCTCTGCCAACTTCATCCAATTCCTTCCCAAAACCATTGAGAATTGCAG AGCATTAGAAGAACTGAATGCAAACTTCAACAAGCTGAGCAAGTTACCAGACACAGTAGGGTTTGAGCTGATAAACCTGAAGAAGCTGTCAGTGAACTCCAACAAGCTGGTTTTTCTTCCAAGCTCAACCTCACACCTAACATCTCTGAAGGTTCTTGATGCACGCTTGAATTGCCTAAGGGAACTTCCGGAGGACCTAGAGAACCTGGTGAACCTTGAGACTCTGAATGTGAGCCAGAACTTCCACTACTTGGAAACCCTCCCTTATTCCATAGGGCTCCTCTTGTCCCTGCTCGAACTTGACCTCAGCTACAACAACATCAAGACCTTGCCTCACTCCATTGGCTGCCTCAAGAACCTCAAGAAGCTCAGTGTTGAAGGGAACCCTTTGGTGTGTCCCTCAATGGAGGTGGTGGAGCAGGGACTGCATGTGGTGATGGAGTACCTGCACCATAAGATGAACTCGAGTGATCAACGTCCAACGAAGAAGAGGTGGTGGATGATGAAGATGGTCAAGTGTGGAACCTTCGATAAACAAGGTAGAGGAGGGAAACGAGGAGAAGGTTACAACATGCTTAAGCATCAGAATATCAACGGTCTTGCTTCGCCGGGCTTCATGGGCATGCTTTCACCCCTTCGGTTCTTCTCGTCGCCCCGCAATTCCTTCAGCTGA